The genomic segment CTACGACCTGGCGATCGAGAGCGAGCTGTATCTGCGCGTGCGGCACAACCTGATGGCGCTGCCCGGCACGAAGCTGTCGGACATCCGGCGGGTCATGTCGCATCCCCAGGCACTGGGGCAGTGCCAGGCGTTTCTTAAGGAGCACCTCGCCCATGCCGAGGCGGTGCCGGCTTACGACACCGCCGGCGCGGCCAAGATGGTGGCGGCGGAAGGCAACCCGGCCGAGGCGGCCATCGCCAGCGAGCGCGCCGCGCAGGAATACCGCCTCGAGATCCTCGCGCGCGGCATCGAGAGCAACCATCAGAACTTTACCCGCTTTCTGGGGCTGGTCCGCGCCGACGCCCCGGATCGCCGCCGGCCCGATCCCGCGCTGGGCCCGATCAAAACCTCGATCGTGTACGCGATGCGCGAGAACGTCCCGGGCGCGCTGTTCAAGAGCCTGGCGGTGTTCGCGCTGCGCGACCTCGACCTGTTCAAGATCGAGAGCCGTCCGCTGGTCGGCAGCCCGGGGAAATACCTTTTTTATCTCGATGTCGGCGGCGCGGAGACCGACGAGCCGGTGCGCCAGGCGCTCGGGCACCTGTCGGAAATCGCCGCGGAAGTCCGGGTCCTGGGCTCCTACCGCAAGGCCGATATCGGCTGAGGTGAACTTTCGGGCGCCGGCGTACGTTTTACGTCGCGTTCGCCGTGGATCGAAACGATCGCTCTGGAACTTGATGCGCGGCGGGTTGTCAAGGATTCATCTTGCATTTCATCCAACGCCGGCCGGAAATTCCGCTCCGACTGGTTTCCCTCACGTAGATCACTTCGTACGACGTGTCGTTTATTCCCTACAGTGTGCGCGAAGGATTGGCCGGCTTCCAACGGGCCAAGTTTGCCGTTTTTACCTCCACCAGCGCCATGGCGGTGGCCCTCGTACTCATCGGACTCTTCGGGCTGCTCAGCTATCAGGCCCAGCAGGTGAGCGACTGGCTCCGGCAGCGCGTCGGCGAGCTGGAGGTTTTTCTCCAGGATAACATCGATACCCCGATGGCGCGCGCCCTGCACGAACGGGCCCAGGCCACGCTGGGCGTCGCCGGCGCCGACTACATCTCGCGCGAGGAGGCCACGAAGATCTTCCAGGAGGAGTTCGGCGAGGGCGCCGAGATCTTCCTGAACGAGTCGTTCCTGCCGGCGTCGATCAAGGTGCGCATCGAATCCGACTACGCCAATCCGGACAGCCTGCACGCCCTCATCGCCGAGTTCGCCAGCTGGAACCGGGTCGATGAGGTCGTCTTCAACGAGCCCCTCCTGGCCAAGGTGCAGGAGAATCTGCGCCTCCTCAATACGGTCGGGCTCGCGCTCGGCATCATTGTCATTCTCGCCTCGCTGTTCCTGGTGGCGAACACCATCCGGTTGACGATCTATGCGAGGCGACTGCTGATACGCACCATGAAGCTCGTCGGAGCGACCGATGCGTTCATTCGCCGGCCGTTCCTCGTGGAGGGCATCCTGCAGGGGATTCTGGCCGGGGCCATCGCGAGCCTCATCGTGTGGGGGCTGTTTTCGGGGATCGGCAACTATCTGCCCCAGATGGCCATCTCCGGCTTTATGGTCGTGGTGTTGCTGGTGGGCGTGGTCCTCGTCGGCGCGATGCTCGGATGGCTGGGCTCGTTGTTCGCCGTGCGCCGGTTCATCCGCACGATCCAGCTTCATTGAGCCCGGCGGCTGTTTTGCGCGCGGCGTAGGCATCGCCCGGAGCCCGAGTGTATACCTAGAGCGACAACTTGGTGCACTTTGGTGGAGTGCGTTGTCGTGCCGGCGTCCCATATGCAGAAGGGAGGCATGTGAGGCGCCACTCCTGGAACGGCATGGTGATCAGGACTCGGGAGCGTACGGCTCGGGTCCGGTCACCATGTCTTTTTTTGTTTCAGTTCATCGAAGGACCCTGGTTGCGCAGCACCCACTCGATCGCGCGCCGCATCAACTCGCGTCCGCTGCCGATATCCAGTTTGGTCTTGATCCGCTCGACGTGCGATTCGATCGTTTTGACGCTCAGGCTCAGCCGTTCCGCAATCTCTTGCAGGGTTTTGCCCTCTCCGATGAACACGAAGACCTGAAACTCCCGGTCGCTGAGCGCCGAAAACGTGGTTTCCTGTCGCGGTTTCATCATGCCCTTGATGACGGTCTGTGCGATGTCCGGGCTCAGGAAAAGGGATCCGGACGCGACCGTGCGGATGGCGTCGAGCACCTTCGCCGGCGCCTCCTGCTTCATGATATAACCCATCGCCCCGGCGCGGATGACCCGCTCGGCGTACAGCTTTTCATCGTGCATCGACAGCACGAACACCCGCGTCGCCGGCGCCCGCAGCTTGATGTCGGCGATCATATCCAACCCATTGATGCGCGGCAGCGACAGGTCCAGCACGACGACATCGGGCTGGGTCTTCTCGATGGCGCCGAGCGGGTCGTCGTCGCCATCCGACTCGCCGCACAGGGTCATGTCTGGCTCGCGGTCTATCAGGCGGCCCATGCCCTCGCGCACGATGGGATGGTCATCGATCAAAAAAATACGCAGGCTCATGCGGTGTCACGTAGCGTGTGAGGCCAGGGATGGTGCGTGGTTGAAACGGCAGGTGACAATCGAGCCGCCGGCCGGGTTGGGCATGATCTGGAATTCGCCGGCGATCATCTTGGCGCGGTAATCCATGATGCGCAGCCCGAGACCGCCCCGGTGCCTGTCCGCGGTGAATCCGCAGCCGTTATCGGTAACCCGCAGGACAATCCGCTCGAATTCCTGGTTCAACCGAATCTGGATGGCTGATGGATCGGCATGCTTGACCGCGTTGTTGACGGCTTCCTGGGCGATTCGGTACACCTGGGTGGCCACCTCGTCGTGCAGGGCCGGCAGCTGGGTATCGACGATCAGCGAGCACGGGATGCCGTAGATATGCTCGGTCTGCAGGGCGAGGCGCTGGAGGCCGTCCTGGATGCCGCGCATGTCCACCGTGACGGGGTCGAGCCCTTCGGCCAGCTGCCGGGTGAGGCCGATAGCGCGTTCGACGAGCATGCTGATCTCCCGGATCGAGGCATCGGTGATCGGCTGGTGGTCGCGCACCTCCTGCTGCAGGCCGGCGACCTTGAAGCCGATGCCGGTCAGCAACTGACCGAGGCCGTCGTGCAGGTCCTGACCGATGCGCCGCTGTTCGCGCGTGCTGATCTCGAGCACTTCCTTCTGCAGCTGCTTGCGTTCCGTGACGTCGCGGCAGATCACCATGACCGACCTGACCTCGTGGTGCGGGTCGAATTCCGGCACGAGCAGGCACCCGAAGCTGCAGGTGCCGCCCGTCAGGTGCTGGTCGTATTCCATCTCCACCGGCCGCGCCGTGGTAAATACCTCATTGATGTGTTTGCGCCACTGGTTGGCCAGTTCCGCCGAAAAACCCAGCCTGTCGAGCCGCTGGTCCTTGTAGTCGTGATGGGACAGGCCGGCGATTTCCAGCGCCGCCCGGTTGGCCGACAGGATCCGGTGGTCGGCATCGAAACGGATGATTTGATAGGGCACGTGGTCCGAGATGTTCTCCAACTCCATCGTGCGGGCGCGCAGCGCCTCTTCGGTGTGTTTTCGCTTGGTGATGTTGCGGGAGATGCCGATGACGCGGGCGAGCGAGTCGTCCTCCGCGTAATAACACTGGCCGGACGTATGCATCCATCGCTCCGCGCCGTAGCG from the Rhodothermales bacterium genome contains:
- a CDS encoding response regulator transcription factor, whose translation is MSLRIFLIDDHPIVREGMGRLIDREPDMTLCGESDGDDDPLGAIEKTQPDVVVLDLSLPRINGLDMIADIKLRAPATRVFVLSMHDEKLYAERVIRAGAMGYIMKQEAPAKVLDAIRTVASGSLFLSPDIAQTVIKGMMKPRQETTFSALSDREFQVFVFIGEGKTLQEIAERLSLSVKTIESHVERIKTKLDIGSGRELMRRAIEWVLRNQGPSMN
- the pheA gene encoding prephenate dehydratase, yielding MQIAFQGEIGAFSEEATLALYPSSTPLARVAFEDVFRQVAEGAVDRGVIPIENTLFGSVHVNYDLLRAYDLAIESELYLRVRHNLMALPGTKLSDIRRVMSHPQALGQCQAFLKEHLAHAEAVPAYDTAGAAKMVAAEGNPAEAAIASERAAQEYRLEILARGIESNHQNFTRFLGLVRADAPDRRRPDPALGPIKTSIVYAMRENVPGALFKSLAVFALRDLDLFKIESRPLVGSPGKYLFYLDVGGAETDEPVRQALGHLSEIAAEVRVLGSYRKADIG
- a CDS encoding ABC transporter permease; translation: MSFIPYSVREGLAGFQRAKFAVFTSTSAMAVALVLIGLFGLLSYQAQQVSDWLRQRVGELEVFLQDNIDTPMARALHERAQATLGVAGADYISREEATKIFQEEFGEGAEIFLNESFLPASIKVRIESDYANPDSLHALIAEFASWNRVDEVVFNEPLLAKVQENLRLLNTVGLALGIIVILASLFLVANTIRLTIYARRLLIRTMKLVGATDAFIRRPFLVEGILQGILAGAIASLIVWGLFSGIGNYLPQMAISGFMVVVLLVGVVLVGAMLGWLGSLFAVRRFIRTIQLH